CCAATCTGCGCAGGCACGCGCATTTCTGAAATATGCCTGCGCAGTGATGTTTTAGGCTGATTTTTGGTAATACTACTCCAATTTTCGCTAGCTACGGCCACGCTCGCTTTAGCAATATCAATGGGTGCGATGTCAAAAAAATCATAGTGCATCAGCTCAAAAAGACGGTCGTCGCCACTATAGGGCGACTCCAGTTCTGCTGCCAGATAGCGCAGAATACTCACCATCTTCTCGCCAAAGGGATCGCTGAAAATATCAATCTTACGCCGGGTGTTTACCGCAATCTTTTTGCTATGCAGGTAATTGATCAGCTCATCAGCCTGGCTATGGTTACGGTAAATAATCGCGATCTCGCCAGCAGGTGTTCCACCCTCAATTAACCGTTCAATCTGGTGGGCAATATCAACCACCTCCTGATCGGGGTTCTGATACTCGCGAATCACCGGCTCCACAGCCGATAATTCAAAGCGGGGGTGCGCCGCATTCAGGTTTTTATTGAGTTGCAGCTGGGCCGTTAAACGCTCCTTATTGTTATCAATCAGCACGCGAGAGATATCCAGAATATGCTGATTGGAGCGATAGTTCTCTTTCAGCACGATGGTTTTCAGTGTGCGCACATAGTCGCCGGCAAAATCCAGGATGTTCTTCATGTTGGCACCCTGAAAACGGAAGATAGACTGATCGTCATCGCCCACCACAAACACGTTTGGCGTTTCCCAATAGCTGATGATGAATTTTAGCAACTCGTTTTGCGAGCCGCTGGTATCTTGGAACTCGTCTACCAGCACATATTGGTAACGCTCCTGGTAACGCCGCAAAATGTCTTCATTCTCGCGAAAGGCACGCAGTACCCAGATAATCATGTCGTCATAATCATAACGGCTGCGGCGGCGCATTTTATTTTCATATTTGCTGTACTCACCAACGGCGGCCAGCAGTTTTTTCATTACTTCTGTTGCGGCGTCAATCTCCTTCTGCTTTGGGTCGCCCACCTTGATGCCTTTGGTGGCGTTGGCACGCTTGTACATAAACTCCTCACGGAAGGGTAGATCGGCCAGATATTCTTCTACCGCTTTGTTAATCATCGCCTCATCCCAGTTCTCGCGCTTGATAGACGAGAACAGGCTGCGCAGGCGAGGCACATCATAATAAATATCGCCCGTAAAACGCTTCAGCAGATGATCATTCGGAAACTCGTCCACCAACTCGCGGAACAGCATGGCCGATTCCAGGTCTGACAATGGCTCTAACGACAGCTTGCCGAAATACTCCAGGTTCTCCTGGATCACCTCGTTACAAAACGCGTGGAAAGTGTGTATATGGATACGATAAGCCTCCGGGCCAATAAACTCAAACAAGCGTTTTCGCATGGCCACGGCGCCGGCATCGGTATAGGTTAAACAGAGAATCTCGTTGGGCTGGGCATCAGTTTCCAGCAATATTTTGCCAATACGGGCCGCCAATATCTGGGTTTTGCCCGTACCAGGACCGGCAACAACCAGCACCGGACCATCCATTTTATTAACGGCGGCCAACTGCTCGGCGTTTAATCCGGCTAAAACATCATCAAACTTACGGCGGTATTTATCAGGAACAGATTGCATAGTGAATAGTAAAAATATAGAAAAGTTGTGGAACACGGAGGGAGTCCATCAAACGAAAGTG
This region of Mucilaginibacter yixingensis genomic DNA includes:
- a CDS encoding ATP-dependent DNA helicase, yielding MQSVPDKYRRKFDDVLAGLNAEQLAAVNKMDGPVLVVAGPGTGKTQILAARIGKILLETDAQPNEILCLTYTDAGAVAMRKRLFEFIGPEAYRIHIHTFHAFCNEVIQENLEYFGKLSLEPLSDLESAMLFRELVDEFPNDHLLKRFTGDIYYDVPRLRSLFSSIKRENWDEAMINKAVEEYLADLPFREEFMYKRANATKGIKVGDPKQKEIDAATEVMKKLLAAVGEYSKYENKMRRRSRYDYDDMIIWVLRAFRENEDILRRYQERYQYVLVDEFQDTSGSQNELLKFIISYWETPNVFVVGDDDQSIFRFQGANMKNILDFAGDYVRTLKTIVLKENYRSNQHILDISRVLIDNNKERLTAQLQLNKNLNAAHPRFELSAVEPVIREYQNPDQEVVDIAHQIERLIEGGTPAGEIAIIYRNHSQADELINYLHSKKIAVNTRRKIDIFSDPFGEKMVSILRYLAAELESPYSGDDRLFELMHYDFFDIAPIDIAKASVAVASENWSSITKNQPKTSLRRHISEMRVPAQIGLFDAPPNNEMRYLMRHIDDLLKDAVSLTLQGFFQQVVNKMGILKYVMKQPDKGHYMQMLANFFDFLKDESRKSPEITLQQFIDTIDLMKENNIRLELHRTIFADNGVNFLTAHGSKGLEFEHVFLIGCTKKIWDSKGRNSGFSLPDTLMQTKTDDSVQIEESRRLFYVALTRAKQCLMVSYHGKDKKEKDQEASQFIGEILAATPLQISHPQVASNDMVDFMATQFSEDDKPKVELLDKNYIDQLLQNYTLSVTHLSNFLDCPLRFYFQCLIRVPSGKSPAATFGSAAHDALRRAYRKLQDNNEEFPPTEDFMKDFHVYMYRNRDAFTKEEFKLRSDYGDKILPVYYDLNVPYWNKVALVELPIKNLEIAGVPVKGNLDKVEFHGKEVTVVDYKTGKYKNAKDKFLRPDDDFPIGGDYWRQAVFYKLLIDNDRSKDWQVTGTIFDFIEPIAESEYHKEKVIITPEDEETVRTQIVEVYDRIQKHDFATGCGKPDCDWCHFVRSNFEQPGKMMEVAGEEGAE